The following proteins are co-located in the Leptospira weilii genome:
- a CDS encoding globin, which translates to MNISENQIRNLNESFDIINLDRIKFAEIFFVYLKEKNPKFENIFSKIQLEEAKSFMNSARNIALSGAQNVQLEKAIQDFKMECIKICNRTEEIPLLEKAWLFALEEWLGPWYSHRVEESWQKIFQMLYSEETTLQWSR; encoded by the coding sequence ATGAACATTTCAGAGAACCAAATTCGGAATTTAAACGAGTCTTTTGATATCATCAATTTGGATAGAATTAAATTCGCAGAAATATTCTTTGTCTATCTCAAAGAGAAAAACCCAAAATTCGAGAACATCTTCTCAAAGATTCAATTAGAAGAAGCCAAATCCTTTATGAATTCCGCACGGAATATCGCCCTTTCCGGCGCTCAAAATGTACAATTAGAAAAAGCGATTCAAGATTTCAAAATGGAATGTATTAAAATCTGCAACCGGACAGAGGAAATTCCCCTTCTGGAAAAAGCCTGGCTTTTTGCGTTGGAAGAATGGCTTGGCCCTTGGTATTCTCACAGAGTGGAAGAAAGTTGGCAAAAAATCTTCCAAATGCTTTACTCCGAGGAAACGACACTGCAATGGAGTCGATAG
- the rsx gene encoding LIMLP_03685 family anti-sigma factor — translation MEPNPESNRRSNMQRAIANEMTRSELSQFLSDPKSKKEFFELMKLKIQIGYLSANRKNFDAFHSQEKKRGILYFRNSFLAAACVLLLSALAFYFRFFTSDKNEFEIMKSVTTGQCNVTMDKEKIVLRSGKDSYCDYTISGDLGLTLRILPDSIFSASKKGDEINLDLKSGTALFTTIKKKTSLKVRSKVEAISSELLGTTLVLIADPHYKKYQIIVLEGAIRVETSDSTKPKMDVLTGYSVLKNETSQFAVPQEIEVVKTSPDEFTKYQTLSKDSQKALNENFTHHNESTSPFITSDASNNSHTSVTIYRITLKNKKVYSGTIEETDRFYLLVDKEGNKIEIEKEDIIELEIVQP, via the coding sequence ATGGAACCTAATCCCGAATCAAATCGAAGGTCAAATATGCAACGAGCCATTGCGAACGAAATGACACGATCGGAACTCAGTCAATTTTTATCCGATCCGAAATCCAAAAAAGAATTCTTCGAATTGATGAAATTGAAGATTCAAATCGGATATTTGAGCGCCAATCGAAAGAACTTTGACGCATTTCATTCTCAAGAAAAAAAAAGAGGCATTCTCTATTTTAGAAATTCGTTTTTGGCCGCCGCCTGTGTTCTATTACTTTCGGCTTTGGCGTTTTATTTTAGATTTTTCACTTCGGATAAAAACGAATTCGAAATTATGAAATCCGTGACGACAGGCCAATGCAACGTTACTATGGACAAAGAAAAAATCGTTTTGAGATCGGGTAAAGATTCCTATTGCGATTATACGATCTCGGGAGATTTGGGATTGACTTTGAGAATTTTACCCGACTCCATATTTTCCGCATCTAAAAAAGGAGACGAAATCAATCTGGATTTAAAGTCGGGAACGGCTTTGTTTACTACGATCAAAAAAAAAACATCCCTGAAAGTTCGCTCAAAAGTCGAAGCCATATCTTCCGAACTCTTAGGAACGACACTCGTTCTCATAGCGGACCCACATTATAAAAAATACCAGATTATAGTATTAGAGGGTGCAATACGAGTCGAGACATCCGATTCTACAAAACCGAAAATGGACGTTCTAACCGGATATTCCGTCCTTAAAAACGAAACTTCGCAATTCGCCGTTCCGCAAGAAATCGAAGTTGTCAAAACGAGCCCGGACGAATTTACAAAATACCAAACCCTTTCCAAAGATTCCCAAAAAGCCTTAAACGAAAATTTTACCCATCATAACGAATCAACGAGTCCCTTCATTACATCCGATGCTTCGAACAATTCCCACACATCGGTCACGATCTATCGAATCACTCTCAAAAATAAAAAAGTTTATTCCGGAACGATCGAAGAGACCGATCGCTTTTACCTTCTTGTGGACAAAGAAGGAAATAAGATAGAAATTGAAAAAGAAGATATAATAGAATTGGAAATAGTACAGCCGTAA
- a CDS encoding LA_0442/LA_0875 N-terminal domain-containing protein, translated as MPLSNQKFLRFNLKPYFSIERICKITDLSAKASLPKLNGMLLYVLSFVSICFFTNLDAKSILLKNGRKIVNVEVKTVSNGFEITHKSGKVERISLAEVQKVFISNYPPNQIKKPEVIKKPSSLNPEEMRQTEKSEAVKTVPDLETSPDKKIPSAKKSGIKIFAEGLIPGWSRLLRNDSYALKGLGFLLILTELYLAERSYVYLSPVKSALETNRNTAPTPLDLIELIAFVSNDRNLINITAPYSIISNSSKVVLNDGQVLEKGRYQHEKQGYVSAFVFVLILDAFLGYTFENWEVVPNVNVSFRDKEIKEISGGVVIRF; from the coding sequence ATGCCGTTATCGAATCAAAAATTTTTACGATTTAACCTTAAACCTTATTTTTCCATTGAAAGAATTTGCAAAATTACGGATCTTTCCGCAAAAGCGTCACTTCCTAAACTCAATGGAATGTTGTTATACGTTTTATCTTTCGTATCGATTTGTTTTTTTACGAATCTGGACGCGAAATCGATCTTACTTAAAAATGGGAGGAAAATCGTGAATGTGGAAGTCAAAACCGTCTCCAATGGTTTTGAAATCACACATAAAAGCGGTAAAGTGGAGAGAATTTCTCTTGCGGAAGTCCAGAAAGTTTTTATCTCTAATTATCCGCCGAATCAAATTAAAAAACCCGAGGTAATCAAAAAGCCGTCCAGTTTGAATCCGGAAGAAATGCGTCAAACTGAAAAGTCCGAAGCGGTCAAAACGGTTCCCGATTTAGAGACAAGTCCGGACAAAAAAATTCCCTCAGCCAAAAAATCGGGGATTAAAATTTTCGCTGAGGGACTAATTCCCGGATGGTCCCGATTACTTCGAAACGATTCTTATGCTTTAAAAGGATTGGGTTTTCTTTTGATACTTACGGAACTTTATCTCGCCGAAAGAAGTTACGTATATTTGAGTCCCGTAAAATCCGCTTTGGAAACAAATAGAAATACAGCGCCTACGCCGCTCGACCTGATTGAACTGATTGCCTTCGTGTCGAACGACCGAAATCTGATAAATATTACCGCTCCATACAGTATCATTTCGAATTCTTCGAAAGTCGTTCTGAACGACGGTCAAGTGCTGGAGAAAGGACGTTATCAGCATGAGAAGCAAGGGTACGTTTCCGCTTTTGTTTTCGTTTTAATTTTGGACGCTTTCTTAGGATATACTTTTGAAAATTGGGAAGTTGTACCCAACGTAAACGTTTCCTTCCGGGATAAGGAAATTAAAGAAATTTCGGGTGGAGTGGTCATCCGATTTTGA
- the srp gene encoding sigma factor SigX-regulated lipoprotein yields the protein MFQKKIAVVLFLALFFSNCANKNEDKSLNNALLLAALQPTDPGTPGIYSALSLLRRNNNNPGQQGAYSRGNASPFATINQSKDCPLAGKMTLSGDYTDNQTANGFSMQYTGTKMTFENCQQMAPTMQGGETFLVKIEGEITLDGRAEIVMDGNLNPNVPMTEMKYTMNSTQRMRTDSYTVNGFVYPKIDLTFTSNNAKYSFANMDDIDKMTITIEETVEITGTIGEEKIKDSQTYKSTIKIK from the coding sequence ATGTTTCAAAAAAAAATAGCCGTTGTATTGTTCTTAGCGTTGTTCTTTTCGAACTGTGCTAACAAAAACGAAGACAAGTCTCTCAACAATGCGCTTCTCTTGGCGGCGCTTCAACCTACGGATCCGGGAACTCCCGGGATATATTCCGCTTTGAGCCTTTTAAGGAGAAATAACAACAACCCTGGACAACAAGGGGCTTATTCCAGAGGAAACGCATCTCCTTTTGCTACAATCAATCAGTCTAAGGATTGCCCTTTGGCAGGAAAGATGACTTTGTCGGGCGATTATACCGATAATCAAACGGCTAACGGATTCAGTATGCAGTATACCGGTACAAAAATGACGTTCGAAAATTGTCAACAAATGGCGCCTACGATGCAGGGCGGTGAGACTTTTCTTGTCAAGATCGAGGGAGAAATAACCTTAGATGGAAGAGCAGAAATAGTAATGGATGGAAATTTGAATCCGAATGTCCCAATGACCGAGATGAAATATACGATGAACAGTACTCAAAGGATGCGCACAGATTCTTATACCGTAAACGGCTTCGTATATCCGAAAATCGATCTTACTTTCACATCGAACAATGCGAAGTATTCTTTTGCCAATATGGACGATATTGATAAAATGACTATAACGATCGAAGAGACTGTGGAAATCACCGGGACGATCGGTGAGGAAAAGATAAAAGATTCGCAGACCTATAAATCTACGATTAAAATTAAGTGA
- a CDS encoding NADH-quinone oxidoreductase subunit N gives MNSIPDGFDLFSILPALILAGGGVFLICLSVLFKTKEFLIVRYVSGLVLLVAFASVFYVAKFQYPGNGGTYFGGQIENSVLSFWLNLIYLSMAIGTAAVAPRILKNHKVEFPEFYPLLLFATCGMMLMTAGQDFILVFVALELMSICLYILIGMARSDLFSLEATLKYFLLGSFSSGFMLMGIAFLFGGSGSTNITAALKPLVIAGYQGNFAKIGLVLFITGVAFKIALFPYHAWTPDAYEGALTPVTGYMSTAAKAASIGLLLVLYTKLPLSLEDSTWAWLPGILALLSMVYGNLLALKQENLKRMLAYSSIAHAGYIVAGISAGIKEEVLFYLMIYSFMSLGAFAILAYLEDGTRQVTFFSVQSLSGVKPFTAIAINIFFMSLAGVPPFGGFWAKLFLFQKIAESEHLMNRILLIGGVTNSALALYYYLRIGIATFMSSDEGEISRNHAAPHSIGVTIVVLICLFMVVFGWFLLVPGNLLAIGALQYLSY, from the coding sequence TTTTTGATTTGCCTTTCCGTACTTTTTAAAACGAAAGAATTTCTAATCGTACGGTATGTGTCCGGACTGGTTCTCCTTGTCGCGTTCGCGAGCGTGTTTTACGTCGCCAAGTTTCAATATCCCGGAAACGGAGGAACTTATTTCGGCGGTCAGATCGAAAATTCCGTATTGTCTTTTTGGTTAAATCTAATTTATCTTTCGATGGCCATTGGAACCGCGGCAGTAGCCCCTAGAATATTAAAGAATCATAAAGTGGAATTTCCTGAGTTCTATCCTTTGTTGTTGTTTGCGACCTGCGGAATGATGCTGATGACCGCGGGACAGGATTTTATTCTCGTTTTCGTCGCTCTCGAACTTATGAGCATTTGCTTATACATTTTGATCGGAATGGCTAGAAGCGATCTATTTTCCTTGGAAGCGACCTTGAAGTATTTTCTTTTGGGAAGTTTTTCTTCGGGTTTTATGCTGATGGGAATTGCGTTCCTATTCGGAGGAAGCGGTTCGACGAATATCACAGCGGCGTTAAAGCCGTTGGTGATCGCGGGGTATCAGGGAAACTTTGCAAAGATCGGACTCGTTTTGTTTATCACGGGAGTTGCGTTTAAGATTGCGCTCTTTCCGTATCACGCATGGACTCCGGACGCATACGAAGGCGCTTTAACTCCGGTAACGGGTTATATGTCCACCGCGGCCAAAGCTGCGTCGATCGGACTCCTTCTCGTACTTTATACAAAACTTCCTCTGTCTCTCGAAGACAGCACTTGGGCGTGGTTGCCCGGAATTCTCGCGTTGTTGTCGATGGTCTACGGAAACCTGCTCGCATTAAAACAGGAAAATTTAAAACGAATGCTCGCGTATTCTTCGATCGCGCACGCGGGTTACATTGTCGCCGGGATTTCCGCCGGAATCAAAGAAGAAGTGTTATTCTATCTCATGATATATTCTTTTATGAGTTTGGGGGCGTTCGCTATTTTGGCGTATTTGGAAGATGGAACGAGACAAGTAACTTTTTTTTCCGTTCAGTCCTTGTCGGGAGTAAAACCTTTTACGGCGATCGCGATCAACATTTTCTTTATGTCTTTGGCGGGAGTTCCGCCGTTTGGGGGATTTTGGGCGAAGTTGTTTCTCTTTCAAAAGATTGCCGAGTCGGAACATCTGATGAATCGCATCCTACTGATAGGAGGTGTGACAAATTCCGCGCTTGCCCTTTATTATTATTTGCGTATCGGAATCGCCACTTTTATGAGCAGTGACGAGGGAGAAATCTCCCGTAATCATGCGGCTCCTCATAGCATCGGAGTTACGATAGTTGTTTTGATTTGTCTCTTTATGGTCGTGTTCGGTTGGTTTTTGCTTGTTCCTGGAAATTTACTCGCGATCGGCGCGCTTCAATATCTGAGTTATTGA
- a CDS encoding RNA polymerase sigma factor: protein MSQNSESQIFDFDGLYSRNYEKIYRFLLSKGASKEEAEETCQETFIKVLNNWEKFDPSKGNETSWMLTIAKNQFLDLIRKKGASEKREVENSHKILESISKKEIEYEEDNHQLDLLNASVESLPHLEKTIIMLRFLGKYTIKETAEKLGISVRTVNRKTYSSLTVLRKKLQNSNFDFESI, encoded by the coding sequence ATGAGCCAAAATTCCGAAAGTCAAATTTTTGATTTTGACGGTTTATATTCGAGAAATTATGAAAAAATCTATCGATTTCTTCTTAGCAAGGGCGCTTCCAAAGAAGAAGCCGAAGAAACTTGTCAGGAAACTTTTATCAAAGTCCTGAACAATTGGGAAAAGTTCGATCCTTCCAAGGGCAATGAAACTTCTTGGATGCTTACGATCGCCAAAAACCAATTCTTGGATTTGATTCGGAAAAAAGGCGCATCCGAAAAGAGAGAAGTGGAAAATTCCCATAAAATTTTAGAATCCATTTCGAAAAAGGAAATAGAATATGAAGAAGATAATCACCAGTTGGATCTTCTAAACGCAAGTGTGGAAAGTTTACCTCACTTGGAAAAGACTATAATCATGCTTCGTTTTTTAGGAAAATATACGATTAAAGAAACTGCCGAAAAGTTAGGGATATCCGTAAGAACGGTAAATCGGAAAACATACTCGTCGCTGACTGTTCTACGCAAAAAATTGCAAAATTCGAATTTCGACTTTGAGAGTATATAG
- a CDS encoding collagenase, which yields MIKNIKCKIVLALSVISTFSLGCSSSRSDRFKNDFSLLVAMLGQIKQQEAATRSVIKSVSSLDEPIGFKSIQVEDEHDFDRITDGEKRILIPSVMTFGPNNPSSNTTAQNVTKDCTGSYVARLQPKDFVKFLETHDIKCVDQFVWDYDQYTDDIYSQANMLEVVNRLNVLAPLYKGNNDLSFIQLFRMFWAGYYVKNSHPSIPFDEDQISKALVAPMRTFANSAHFLDETDDAGKVLQFYFTAASNARIGHAAYSGLLSFFEATLRDPQRLTNSYSQMEALDGAFTLIKRHIHPNFHEFQTRIDSRLIDKLRRLAIDTSFNTDSQVWIINNAVFSLDRMYEYFPNFKPEITSALTEVLEIYPYVSQPYLQAIKALTRNSDCADLRIGRICLSDTRKVVEAMVFPNTYYFDDKAQIVHTPLSIDEIQPLYHALKQVESQFFRLVGIHAPVSGDTTDTISMYVYGSRKDYETFHPFLFDLPTDNGGIYIERDKVLYTFQRTPAESIYTLEELLRHEYSHYLVGRFIIPGLWSQTPAHDNERLSWFEEGIAEFLAGSNSREILPRKSLVSGIKNDGSSRMDISEILKARYGNFKFYRYSGSFFNFLYAYKKDILRDLISTLRDSNIQEFDSLIAQMSRDMRLNTSFQAYLDYLVGTVDSLTDPSTSAPDLANLSTNRSRVIRSFFRRTTTGSKAKCTIAAFGLNSRFSCRGLMFGDAVSSPDWSAAWSDFNSRINDLMSTLENTGLNNFKAMNCRMGEIRFNKHLNFVRPVAIYSCEGPLAYRPRISYRHPQRSQSDFQNTRIGVNSTCFATPSTGSGTTCNTPIVTTAFPNTATYEEMYEFLNKELNELKSEIYTMRPSFYRRLDCNFNSVDTINLPDGRKYLAATSSCNI from the coding sequence ATGATAAAGAATATAAAATGTAAAATAGTTCTAGCGTTAAGCGTAATATCAACCTTTTCGTTAGGGTGTAGTAGTAGCCGAAGTGATCGCTTTAAAAATGATTTTAGCTTGCTTGTTGCAATGCTTGGTCAGATCAAACAACAAGAAGCTGCGACGAGATCGGTAATAAAAAGCGTCAGTTCGTTAGACGAACCGATAGGTTTTAAATCCATTCAAGTGGAAGACGAACATGACTTTGATAGAATCACAGACGGGGAAAAAAGAATTCTCATTCCGTCGGTTATGACTTTCGGGCCTAACAACCCTTCTTCAAACACAACCGCACAAAATGTAACTAAAGATTGCACGGGAAGTTATGTTGCGCGTTTACAACCGAAAGACTTCGTCAAATTTTTGGAAACACATGACATAAAGTGTGTGGATCAGTTTGTTTGGGATTACGATCAGTACACGGATGATATTTATTCGCAAGCGAACATGCTTGAAGTAGTCAATCGACTGAATGTTCTTGCTCCTTTGTACAAAGGTAACAATGATTTGAGCTTTATACAACTATTCAGAATGTTTTGGGCGGGATACTATGTAAAAAACTCTCACCCTTCCATTCCATTCGATGAAGATCAGATCTCCAAGGCTTTGGTTGCTCCAATGCGGACTTTTGCAAATAGCGCCCATTTTCTAGATGAGACTGACGATGCTGGAAAGGTTTTACAATTCTACTTTACAGCGGCGAGTAATGCAAGAATTGGACATGCGGCTTATTCGGGTCTCCTCTCTTTCTTTGAAGCTACCTTGAGAGATCCACAAAGATTAACAAATAGCTATTCTCAGATGGAGGCTTTGGATGGGGCTTTTACATTGATTAAACGCCATATTCATCCGAATTTCCATGAATTTCAAACAAGAATCGATTCTAGATTGATTGATAAACTGAGAAGATTGGCTATTGATACAAGTTTCAACACGGATTCTCAGGTCTGGATCATTAACAATGCGGTATTCAGTTTGGATAGAATGTACGAGTATTTTCCTAATTTTAAACCGGAGATTACCTCAGCTTTGACCGAGGTTCTAGAAATATATCCATACGTTTCGCAACCGTATCTTCAAGCAATCAAAGCGTTGACTCGAAATTCAGACTGTGCGGATTTACGAATCGGACGAATTTGTTTGAGCGATACCAGAAAAGTTGTAGAAGCGATGGTTTTTCCAAACACATATTATTTCGACGATAAAGCGCAAATCGTGCATACGCCTTTATCGATCGATGAAATTCAACCTCTATATCACGCTCTTAAACAAGTGGAATCTCAGTTTTTCCGTCTGGTAGGAATTCACGCTCCCGTGTCCGGAGATACGACCGACACTATTTCCATGTATGTGTATGGATCTAGAAAGGATTACGAAACTTTTCATCCTTTTTTATTTGATCTCCCTACGGATAACGGTGGAATTTATATAGAGCGAGATAAGGTACTCTATACGTTCCAGCGCACTCCTGCGGAAAGTATATATACTCTCGAAGAATTATTGCGCCACGAATATTCTCATTACCTTGTGGGTAGATTTATAATTCCAGGCTTATGGTCTCAAACTCCGGCCCATGACAATGAAAGACTTAGTTGGTTCGAAGAAGGGATTGCAGAATTTTTAGCCGGTAGTAATTCGAGAGAAATTCTTCCACGTAAAAGTTTAGTTTCCGGAATTAAAAATGACGGTTCTTCTAGGATGGACATTTCAGAAATCCTAAAGGCGCGTTATGGAAATTTTAAATTCTATAGATACTCTGGTAGCTTTTTCAATTTTCTTTATGCCTATAAAAAAGATATCTTGAGAGACTTAATTAGTACATTACGTGATTCTAATATTCAGGAGTTTGATTCCTTGATTGCTCAAATGTCCCGCGACATGCGGCTCAATACTTCGTTTCAAGCGTATTTAGACTACTTAGTTGGGACCGTAGACAGTCTTACGGATCCGTCCACGAGCGCTCCGGATTTAGCGAATTTGTCTACCAATAGATCGAGAGTCATTCGATCTTTTTTTAGAAGGACGACCACCGGGTCTAAGGCAAAATGCACAATTGCCGCGTTCGGACTCAATAGTCGTTTTTCTTGTCGAGGTTTGATGTTTGGAGATGCAGTTTCTAGTCCAGATTGGAGCGCTGCTTGGTCCGATTTCAATTCAAGAATTAACGATCTTATGTCTACGTTGGAAAATACCGGCTTAAATAACTTTAAGGCTATGAATTGTAGAATGGGAGAAATTCGTTTTAACAAACATTTGAATTTTGTTCGGCCTGTTGCAATTTATTCTTGTGAAGGGCCGTTAGCGTACCGTCCTCGAATTTCTTATAGACATCCTCAGCGGAGTCAATCTGATTTTCAAAATACAAGAATAGGCGTAAATTCTACTTGTTTTGCAACTCCGTCTACCGGATCGGGCACAACTTGCAACACTCCGATCGTTACTACTGCGTTTCCAAATACGGCTACGTATGAAGAAATGTATGAGTTTTTAAACAAAGAATTGAACGAATTGAAATCGGAAATCTATACGATGAGACCTTCGTTTTATAGAAGACTCGATTGTAATTTCAATTCTGTTGATACAATCAATCTGCCCGACGGTAGAAAATATTTAGCCGCAACTTCGAGTTGTAATATCTAA